From Lysinibacillus sp. SGAir0095, the proteins below share one genomic window:
- a CDS encoding peptidylprolyl isomerase codes for MKKPFLALTLATSVFALAACSNSGDEVVVSSTYGDITKDQFYEEIKSLAGKALLEQVVVEQVLENNYKVTDEEIDEQFNSVKEQYGESFEAILAQNGLTEDAFRENVRFQLLQEKATKDVEVTDEEIEEYYNQAKYELNARHILVADEETAFTVVEKLKSGGDFAALAKEYSSDSSASNGGELGWFTVGTMVPEFNDTAYALELNQVSEPVKSEFGYHIIEVTDKREVEDYGTLEEKKEEIKEAIAATKGDFATKISSLLKEAKVDIKDEDLKAALDTYLTTETDADTKEATEE; via the coding sequence ATGAAAAAACCATTTTTAGCACTTACACTAGCTACTTCTGTTTTTGCTTTAGCAGCTTGTAGTAACTCTGGCGATGAAGTAGTAGTATCCTCAACATATGGTGATATTACAAAAGATCAATTTTATGAAGAAATTAAATCACTTGCTGGTAAAGCATTACTTGAGCAAGTTGTAGTTGAACAAGTTTTAGAAAACAATTACAAAGTGACTGATGAAGAAATTGATGAACAATTTAATTCTGTAAAAGAACAATATGGTGAATCTTTTGAGGCGATCTTAGCTCAAAATGGTTTAACTGAAGATGCATTTAGAGAAAATGTACGTTTCCAACTTTTACAAGAGAAAGCTACAAAAGATGTTGAAGTAACGGACGAAGAAATCGAAGAATATTACAACCAAGCTAAATATGAACTAAATGCTCGCCACATTTTAGTTGCAGACGAAGAAACTGCGTTTACTGTAGTTGAAAAATTAAAATCTGGCGGTGACTTTGCTGCTTTAGCAAAAGAGTACTCTTCAGATAGCTCTGCTTCAAATGGTGGAGAACTAGGATGGTTTACAGTAGGAACAATGGTTCCTGAATTCAATGATACTGCTTATGCACTAGAATTAAACCAAGTTAGCGAACCAGTTAAAAGTGAATTTGGTTACCATATTATCGAAGTTACGGACAAGCGTGAAGTTGAAGACTATGGTACTTTAGAAGAGAAAAAAGAAGAAATTAAAGAAGCAATTGCTGCGACAAAAGGTGATTTTGCAACAAAGATTTCATCTTTACTAAAAGAAGCAAAAGTTGATATTAAAGACGAAGATTTAAAAGCTGCTTTAGATACTTACTTAACAACTGAAACAGATGCTGATACTAAAGAAGCAACTGAAGAATAA
- a CDS encoding antibiotic biosynthesis monooxygenase — translation MFIYLTSGTADYMEKLRKKYVPKEQMIVLHGSGNSVLLHETEGKSLFATPRKYEVIDSVNAIEQTGYFVFNNIPVSDDGRPVFEKRFLSRSGAIENEPGFIAYRLLRPIASDTYIVLTQWTGPNSFEAWKNSRAFKEAHSKPDRTTPGVQQQNIFNAASYVTTYSGKLTEDK, via the coding sequence ATGTTTATCTACTTAACCTCCGGAACTGCTGATTATATGGAAAAGCTTAGAAAAAAATATGTGCCTAAAGAACAAATGATTGTGCTGCATGGCTCTGGGAATTCTGTTCTGCTTCATGAAACAGAAGGAAAATCTCTGTTTGCGACACCGCGCAAATATGAGGTAATCGACAGCGTTAACGCTATCGAACAAACAGGCTATTTCGTTTTTAATAATATCCCCGTTTCTGATGATGGACGGCCGGTATTTGAAAAACGATTTTTAAGTCGATCCGGTGCAATTGAAAATGAACCTGGTTTTATTGCCTATCGGTTATTACGTCCTATTGCTTCTGATACGTATATCGTCCTTACTCAATGGACTGGTCCAAATTCCTTTGAAGCATGGAAAAATTCAAGAGCCTTTAAAGAAGCACATAGCAAACCAGACCGTACGACACCAGGTGTACAGCAACAGAATATTTTCAATGCTGCAAGCTATGTAACAACCTATTCAGGCAAATTAACTGAAGACAAATAA
- a CDS encoding MFS transporter encodes MSRSQMTKVWIASLVGSSIEWFDYFLYGTVAALVFNQVFFVTEDPTVGLLLAYASLALAFFIRPLGGVIFSHIGDRIGRKKTLVMTLTIMGVATVLMGLLPTYQAIGVAAPILLITLRLIQGIGIGGEWGGSLLLAVEYAPKDKRGLFGAFPQMGVTIGMFLGSGALTFITSVVSQEAFISWGWRIPFIASSVLVIFGLWIRKGLDETPSFKKVQESGEIPKLPIVDIFKYHWKEVFIAIGGKVVETAPFYIFATFIVSYGTNNLGFTSTQVLVAVMIGTIVTTILMPVMGSLSDRIGRKKVYMYGTVAMMAYAFPYFWLLEQRTFATLLIATIIGLGIIWAPITSVLGTMFSEIFDAKVRYTGVSLGYQIGAAVAGGTAPLVATALLVRFDNSYVPVALYIILTAVISFIAVMAVKEKSNQELDEFTSGKIDSQDGIVNSEEQVVHQ; translated from the coding sequence ATGAGTAGAAGTCAAATGACGAAGGTCTGGATAGCTAGTTTAGTAGGTAGTTCGATTGAGTGGTTTGATTATTTTCTTTATGGAACAGTGGCAGCTTTAGTATTCAATCAGGTTTTCTTTGTAACTGAAGACCCTACAGTTGGACTATTGCTAGCTTACGCTTCGTTAGCTTTAGCCTTCTTTATACGTCCTTTAGGAGGCGTAATCTTTAGTCATATCGGGGATCGAATAGGCCGTAAGAAAACCTTGGTTATGACTTTGACAATTATGGGTGTGGCAACTGTTTTAATGGGCTTACTCCCAACTTATCAGGCAATAGGAGTAGCTGCACCAATTCTATTAATAACATTGCGTTTAATTCAAGGAATCGGTATTGGTGGTGAATGGGGAGGCTCATTGTTGCTGGCAGTTGAATATGCACCGAAGGATAAGCGTGGATTATTCGGAGCATTCCCACAAATGGGCGTTACAATCGGTATGTTTTTAGGGTCAGGTGCTTTAACATTTATAACATCAGTTGTTTCTCAAGAGGCATTCATTTCATGGGGATGGCGTATTCCATTTATCGCAAGTAGTGTACTAGTTATTTTTGGATTATGGATTCGTAAAGGACTTGATGAAACACCATCATTTAAAAAAGTACAAGAATCTGGAGAAATACCAAAATTACCAATCGTGGATATTTTTAAATACCATTGGAAGGAAGTTTTCATTGCAATCGGTGGGAAAGTTGTAGAAACAGCACCATTCTATATTTTTGCAACTTTTATTGTGTCATATGGTACGAATAATCTGGGCTTTACAAGCACACAAGTATTAGTAGCTGTAATGATTGGTACAATTGTTACAACAATTTTAATGCCGGTAATGGGAAGTTTATCAGATAGAATTGGTCGTAAGAAAGTTTATATGTACGGGACAGTAGCTATGATGGCTTATGCATTCCCTTATTTCTGGTTACTTGAGCAACGTACATTTGCCACACTTTTAATTGCAACGATTATTGGATTGGGTATTATTTGGGCTCCGATTACATCTGTGTTAGGAACAATGTTCTCCGAAATTTTCGATGCAAAGGTTCGTTATACAGGGGTTTCTTTAGGCTATCAAATCGGTGCTGCTGTTGCTGGGGGAACTGCACCACTAGTTGCTACAGCATTACTAGTTCGTTTTGATAATTCCTATGTCCCGGTAGCACTTTATATCATATTAACTGCTGTGATTTCCTTCATTGCCGTCATGGCAGTAAAAGAGAAGAGCAATCAAGAGCTGGATGAATTTACTTCTGGAAAAATAGATAGTCAGGATGGAATTGTAAATAGTGAGGAACAGGTAGTACACCAGTAG
- a CDS encoding tryptophan transporter, whose amino-acid sequence MNTKNLVLMALLVGVGAVLYLVIPGFVEGMKPDFMLTMMFIGILLFPTFKETFLLAITTGVLSGLFSTFPGGFFPNIIDKLITGFVFLGIVLAVGHLIQKVATGTILVAICTIISGTVFLSMALLLVGLPGGAAFGFLFVTVVLPAVALNAIAFIIIYPIITNLLKRANFNTSVSQA is encoded by the coding sequence ATGAATACGAAAAATTTAGTTTTAATGGCGCTTTTAGTTGGTGTAGGTGCAGTACTTTATCTGGTGATTCCCGGCTTTGTGGAAGGCATGAAACCAGACTTTATGCTAACAATGATGTTTATAGGGATCTTGCTATTCCCTACATTTAAAGAAACATTTTTATTAGCAATAACAACAGGAGTTCTTTCAGGTTTATTTTCAACATTCCCTGGTGGGTTTTTCCCGAATATCATTGATAAATTGATTACAGGTTTTGTGTTCTTAGGCATTGTATTAGCGGTTGGGCACTTAATTCAAAAGGTGGCAACAGGAACAATTCTAGTAGCAATTTGTACAATTATTTCAGGAACAGTATTCCTATCAATGGCATTATTGTTAGTAGGCTTACCTGGTGGAGCTGCATTTGGTTTCTTATTCGTAACGGTCGTACTACCAGCTGTTGCACTCAATGCAATTGCCTTTATCATCATCTACCCAATCATTACGAACCTATTAAAACGAGCGAATTTCAACACATCTGTGTCACAGGCATAA
- a CDS encoding zinc ribbon domain-containing protein YjdM, translating to MKLPNCPKCNSEYTYEDGGLFVCPVCAHEWTGREEQIEDDTFVVKDSNGNSLTDGDTVTIIKDLKVKGSSSTLKIGTKVKNIRLVEGDHNIDCKIDGFGAMKLKSEFVKKI from the coding sequence ATGAAATTGCCAAATTGCCCAAAATGTAATTCGGAATATACATATGAAGATGGCGGTTTATTCGTGTGCCCTGTATGTGCCCACGAATGGACAGGGAGGGAAGAACAGATTGAAGATGATACGTTCGTTGTGAAGGATTCAAATGGAAATAGTCTAACGGATGGGGATACGGTAACGATTATCAAAGATTTAAAGGTAAAGGGGAGTTCATCTACCCTGAAAATTGGCACCAAGGTAAAAAATATCCGCCTTGTTGAAGGCGACCATAATATTGATTGTAAGATTGATGGATTTGGTGCGATGAAATTAAAATCGGAATTTGTTAAAAAAATCTAG
- a CDS encoding YtxH domain-containing protein produces MRTKPFLIGLSAGVIGGLTTIIFTTPQSGKQVRSSILQNSKIAKSNLGEIKHQSISVKDSIITLKNEVKNNIPEIMNQLKQSISKFTQEIEPDTVKLKEEIDGLQKSIIEIENNLSDLKKNKKNDDATE; encoded by the coding sequence ATGCGTACAAAACCATTTTTAATCGGACTATCTGCTGGAGTAATTGGAGGACTTACAACAATTATCTTCACAACCCCTCAATCTGGAAAACAAGTAAGATCTAGTATCTTACAAAATTCTAAAATTGCTAAATCGAATCTGGGGGAGATTAAACACCAATCAATTAGTGTAAAAGATTCAATTATTACATTAAAAAATGAAGTGAAAAATAATATCCCAGAAATAATGAATCAATTAAAACAGTCTATTTCTAAATTCACCCAGGAAATTGAGCCAGATACAGTGAAGTTAAAAGAAGAAATAGATGGTTTACAGAAATCTATTATAGAAATCGAGAATAATTTATCAGATTTAAAGAAAAACAAGAAGAATGATGATGCAACGGAGTAA
- a CDS encoding ABC transporter permease, producing MNNLQEVWSKRFNHYMTEVQKYMRFVFTGHLALVLVFVVGAVGYQYSEWLKVVANTFPAEWIVAIVTGIILALSRPVTLLREPDQVYLLPLESKMPTYFSRALKWTFWSQIGLVTIIYIVGIPLLKAVTELTSAQIWLTLAVIVALKYLNVHIEYNYRYANRGASLIIDKMTRGILSILTVQSALTEGYSYVIIFIVLLFVYNRTLAKRVKTQPIPYEHFVKVEQNRMMGFYRFANYFTDVPHLHGSIRRRGWLNSLYSIVPYSQKSTQSYLVYRTFVRTDDHFYLWVRLTAISGLIALFVNIPIVTWVVAAALAFATTIQLKYALLSSGDFRMDRLYPVDSSQRKNAVRKVLRLFMVVQAIIVMLCSMGQPMFFVTGIMIIVISEITFQMTKDPSTEY from the coding sequence ATGAATAATTTGCAGGAGGTATGGTCTAAACGATTTAATCACTATATGACTGAAGTGCAAAAATATATGCGCTTTGTATTCACAGGGCATTTGGCTTTGGTGCTGGTGTTCGTGGTTGGTGCTGTGGGTTACCAGTATAGCGAGTGGTTAAAAGTAGTAGCTAATACTTTTCCTGCAGAGTGGATTGTAGCAATTGTAACAGGGATTATTTTAGCTCTTAGCCGTCCAGTTACTTTACTTAGAGAACCCGATCAAGTGTACTTACTACCATTAGAGTCAAAGATGCCTACCTATTTTAGTAGGGCGCTCAAATGGACATTCTGGTCACAGATTGGACTTGTTACTATTATTTATATAGTAGGGATTCCGTTACTGAAGGCTGTAACAGAACTAACTTCTGCACAGATTTGGTTAACATTGGCGGTCATTGTTGCTTTAAAATATTTAAATGTTCATATTGAGTATAATTATCGTTATGCAAATCGTGGGGCTAGCTTGATTATTGATAAAATGACAAGAGGGATTCTTTCAATCTTAACTGTTCAATCGGCTCTTACAGAGGGCTATTCTTATGTGATTATTTTTATTGTTTTGTTGTTTGTTTATAATCGTACATTAGCGAAAAGAGTGAAGACTCAGCCTATCCCTTATGAGCATTTTGTTAAGGTTGAACAAAATCGAATGATGGGCTTTTATCGTTTTGCTAATTATTTTACAGATGTACCGCATTTACATGGTTCCATCAGAAGAAGAGGCTGGTTGAATTCTCTCTATTCAATTGTGCCTTACAGTCAAAAAAGTACACAAAGCTACTTAGTGTATCGTACATTTGTACGGACAGATGATCATTTTTATTTATGGGTACGATTAACGGCCATTTCTGGCTTAATCGCACTATTCGTTAATATACCAATTGTTACATGGGTTGTTGCTGCTGCCTTGGCGTTTGCTACAACCATTCAATTAAAATATGCTTTATTATCATCCGGTGATTTCCGTATGGATCGACTTTACCCGGTTGACAGTTCACAAAGAAAAAATGCCGTAAGAAAAGTATTGCGTCTCTTTATGGTAGTTCAAGCTATCATCGTAATGCTTTGTTCCATGGGACAACCAATGTTCTTTGTAACCGGCATTATGATTATTGTAATAAGTGAAATAACCTTCCAGATGACAAAGGATCCCTCGACTGAATACTAA
- a CDS encoding HTH-type transcriptional regulator Hpr has protein sequence MSEDSYTMKEAMLYSQRIAQLSKALWKAVEKDWQQWIKPYDLNINEHHILWIAFHLKGASISDVARFGVMHVSTAFNFSKKLEERGYLEFSKRDDDKRNTYVELTEKGSDLILEMYDHYYDTHHSILEGSLALKELYGRFPEFLDVMAVIRNIYGEDFIEIFERSFKNFKDSIVENEDQQLIVKR, from the coding sequence TTGTCAGAAGATTCATACACAATGAAAGAGGCAATGCTTTATAGCCAACGAATTGCACAATTGTCAAAAGCATTATGGAAAGCAGTAGAAAAAGATTGGCAGCAATGGATTAAGCCTTACGATTTAAACATCAATGAACACCACATTCTATGGATTGCATTTCACTTAAAAGGCGCATCAATATCAGATGTTGCTAGATTTGGCGTTATGCACGTATCTACAGCTTTTAACTTCTCTAAAAAACTTGAGGAGCGAGGCTATTTAGAGTTCTCCAAACGTGATGACGACAAACGTAATACGTATGTTGAGCTTACTGAAAAAGGCTCTGATTTAATCTTGGAAATGTACGATCATTATTACGATACACATCATTCAATCCTTGAAGGATCTCTAGCATTAAAAGAATTATATGGTAGATTCCCAGAGTTCCTAGATGTCATGGCTGTTATTCGTAACATCTATGGTGAAGATTTTATCGAAATATTCGAACGCTCATTTAAAAATTTCAAAGACTCGATTGTTGAAAACGAAGATCAACAATTGATTGTCAAAAGATAA
- a CDS encoding HIT family protein — protein sequence MSDCIFCKIIDGSIPSTKVYEDENVYAFMDVFPLTKGHTLLIPKQHVKDLFEMPEEVAKNLYAAAPKIANAIKAAFQPQGLNTVNNNGSFAGQTVFHYHLHFIPRYDETDGLKLNWETKQNEFTPEVLQSVATQIKENLNL from the coding sequence ATGAGCGATTGCATTTTCTGTAAAATTATTGATGGTTCCATTCCAAGTACAAAAGTATATGAAGATGAAAATGTTTATGCATTCATGGATGTTTTTCCACTTACAAAAGGCCATACATTACTTATTCCAAAGCAGCATGTAAAGGATTTATTTGAGATGCCGGAGGAAGTAGCAAAAAATCTTTACGCTGCTGCACCTAAAATTGCAAATGCCATTAAAGCTGCTTTTCAACCACAAGGTCTAAATACAGTAAACAATAATGGATCATTTGCTGGGCAAACGGTATTCCACTATCACTTACATTTTATCCCTCGTTATGATGAAACAGATGGTCTAAAGTTAAACTGGGAAACAAAGCAAAACGAATTCACACCAGAAGTACTTCAATCTGTTGCAACGCAAATTAAAGAGAATTTGAATCTATAA
- a CDS encoding helix-turn-helix domain-containing protein, which translates to MSIGEQLRRIRKTKKLTLKTLSEKTGVSISFLSQVERDKCNVTLESLRKISDALNVNPSIFFSDSNNEAYDDKIFPFYYEDLSNNINQASFHPILVTLKPKENLGSEFSHYGHEFIYILKGTLTISLEGKTSELSVNDSMMLDSTRNHYWWNNSDEEVQFLLVSTI; encoded by the coding sequence ATGAGCATTGGTGAACAACTGCGGAGAATAAGAAAAACAAAGAAGCTGACACTAAAAACCCTCTCTGAAAAGACCGGTGTTTCAATTAGTTTTTTATCTCAAGTTGAACGGGATAAATGTAATGTCACGCTCGAATCATTGAGGAAAATTAGTGATGCATTAAATGTTAATCCAAGTATATTTTTTTCTGATTCTAATAATGAAGCCTACGATGACAAAATTTTCCCATTCTATTATGAAGATCTTTCTAACAATATAAATCAAGCTTCCTTTCATCCCATTCTTGTTACATTAAAACCAAAGGAAAACCTGGGAAGTGAATTTTCTCATTACGGTCATGAATTTATCTATATCTTAAAAGGTACATTAACGATTTCACTGGAGGGGAAAACCTCTGAACTAAGTGTAAACGATTCCATGATGCTCGACTCTACCCGGAATCATTATTGGTGGAATAATAGTGATGAAGAGGTTCAGTTTCTGCTAGTTTCTACTATATAA
- a CDS encoding YjcZ family sporulation protein, translating to MGNSYGGGYGNGFALLVVLFILLIIVGAAFIY from the coding sequence ATGGGAAATAGCTACGGTGGCGGATATGGAAATGGTTTCGCTTTATTAGTTGTATTGTTCATCCTATTAATTATTGTAGGTGCTGCGTTTATCTACTAA
- a CDS encoding ornithine cyclodeaminase family protein, which yields MIILNEKEIKSFYTIENAIKDVRQTLIAKVQEKVLSPHRTVLEFPEVNSTSIYMPSADLENKVAAVKVVTIFPANPEKGLPTTQGIIVLTSTENGEHLSMMNASYLTRLRTGAMTAIATDYLSKESAEVLTVIGTGAMALEQALGVLAVRHIKEIILFNRTKERASSFAERLKEMGVNASIRIAEEVNEAVSKADIICCATKSTTPVFDGKVLKPGTHVNGVGSYLPHMHEIDRTTITTASKIVVDDLHGAMEEAGELMDASNEGIWSFDQVYGELQDLVSGRLPGRENSEEITFFKSVGASYYDLAVAKGVYEQSNNQGKGLSLEV from the coding sequence ATGATTATATTAAATGAAAAAGAGATTAAAAGCTTTTATACAATCGAAAATGCTATCAAAGATGTTCGACAAACATTAATAGCGAAAGTACAAGAAAAAGTGCTATCACCTCATCGTACGGTATTAGAATTCCCGGAAGTAAATAGTACTTCTATTTACATGCCGAGTGCAGATTTAGAAAATAAAGTAGCGGCAGTAAAAGTAGTGACAATTTTTCCGGCTAACCCAGAGAAGGGCTTGCCAACAACACAGGGAATCATCGTGTTAACGAGTACAGAAAATGGTGAACACCTTTCCATGATGAATGCCTCTTACTTAACACGTCTTCGAACGGGAGCAATGACGGCTATTGCTACAGATTATCTATCGAAGGAAAGTGCTGAAGTATTAACTGTAATCGGTACGGGTGCCATGGCTTTAGAACAAGCTTTAGGTGTTTTAGCAGTTCGTCATATAAAAGAAATTATTCTGTTTAATAGAACAAAGGAACGTGCCTCTTCTTTTGCTGAAAGATTAAAAGAAATGGGCGTGAATGCCTCTATACGTATTGCAGAAGAAGTCAATGAAGCCGTAAGTAAAGCAGACATCATTTGTTGTGCTACGAAATCTACAACACCTGTATTTGATGGGAAGGTCTTAAAGCCTGGGACACATGTAAATGGTGTTGGTTCTTACTTGCCGCATATGCATGAAATAGATCGTACAACCATTACCACAGCTTCCAAAATTGTAGTGGATGATTTACACGGAGCGATGGAGGAAGCAGGAGAATTAATGGATGCGAGCAATGAAGGAATTTGGTCATTCGATCAAGTTTATGGGGAATTGCAGGATTTAGTAAGTGGCAGGCTTCCAGGCAGAGAGAATTCGGAGGAAATTACTTTCTTTAAATCTGTCGGGGCTTCCTATTATGACCTTGCTGTTGCAAAAGGGGTTTATGAGCAATCAAACAATCAAGGCAAAGGGTTATCACTTGAGGTATAA
- a CDS encoding DUF3267 domain-containing protein, producing MHCWKTINIKKEYGSTWLTIMAISLFIIVFALSFILFGRVHPTFYRDDYFWLFTLCFVIIYPVHKLLHYFTLFEYRRSVKLRVKIDYKFIPIIRLRIKSIIPKNRYVFTLLMPFIVINGLLIFFAASYEEYVHYFSLLLGYHCSICLIDFLYIKNLIRAPKNSVIEETPKGCEILVQSII from the coding sequence TTGCATTGTTGGAAAACAATTAACATAAAAAAAGAATATGGCTCAACATGGCTGACAATTATGGCTATTTCTTTATTTATTATTGTTTTTGCTCTATCGTTTATCCTATTTGGTCGTGTTCATCCAACTTTTTATCGAGATGATTATTTCTGGCTTTTTACACTTTGCTTCGTAATAATTTATCCAGTTCATAAACTTTTGCACTACTTTACATTATTTGAATATAGAAGATCAGTGAAATTAAGAGTAAAAATTGATTATAAATTTATTCCCATTATCAGACTGCGCATAAAATCAATTATTCCAAAGAACCGCTATGTGTTCACGCTTTTAATGCCGTTTATTGTCATTAATGGACTGCTCATATTTTTTGCTGCTTCTTATGAAGAATACGTTCATTACTTCTCTTTATTATTGGGATATCACTGCAGTATTTGCCTTATCGACTTTTTGTATATTAAAAATTTAATCCGTGCACCAAAAAACTCTGTTATTGAAGAAACACCTAAAGGATGCGAAATTTTAGTTCAATCAATTATTTAA
- a CDS encoding ABC transporter ATP-binding protein produces MTVLQLTDITGGYTRKPVIKELSFTIGEGELVGLIGLNGAGKSTTIKHIIGTLLPQKGEIRLNGVTLNENLDKYRSSFSYIPETPVLYDELTLKEHLELTAMAYGIDQHTLEERSQRLLKEFRMEKRLNWFPSHFSKGMRQKVMIMCAFLVNPQLYIIDEPFVGLDPLGIQSLLDQMDEKKREGASILMSTHILSTAEKHCDRIILLHEGRVRAQGTMNDLRRAFQMPNATLDDLYIAMTKEQDNE; encoded by the coding sequence ATGACAGTGTTACAACTAACAGACATTACAGGCGGGTATACAAGAAAACCAGTAATTAAAGAATTATCTTTTACAATCGGTGAAGGAGAACTGGTGGGGTTAATCGGATTGAATGGTGCTGGGAAAAGTACGACGATTAAACACATTATCGGGACACTGCTGCCTCAAAAAGGGGAAATTCGTTTAAATGGTGTGACTTTAAATGAAAATCTTGATAAATATCGATCTTCATTTTCCTATATTCCAGAGACACCCGTTTTATATGACGAACTTACATTAAAAGAACACCTGGAATTAACGGCAATGGCTTATGGTATTGATCAACATACATTGGAAGAACGCTCACAAAGACTACTTAAGGAATTCCGCATGGAAAAGCGTTTAAATTGGTTTCCTTCTCATTTCTCTAAAGGCATGCGTCAAAAGGTAATGATTATGTGTGCCTTTTTAGTAAATCCACAATTATATATTATTGATGAACCTTTTGTCGGTTTGGATCCATTAGGGATTCAATCATTGCTTGACCAAATGGATGAGAAGAAAAGGGAGGGGGCCTCTATCCTTATGTCTACTCATATCCTATCAACGGCGGAAAAACATTGTGACCGGATTATTTTGCTGCACGAAGGAAGAGTACGGGCTCAGGGGACAATGAATGATCTTCGACGTGCCTTTCAAATGCCGAATGCTACTTTGGATGACCTCTACATCGCCATGACAAAGGAGCAAGACAATGAATAA